From one Lotus japonicus ecotype B-129 chromosome 3, LjGifu_v1.2 genomic stretch:
- the LOC130749862 gene encoding U1 small nuclear ribonucleoprotein C-like has protein sequence MEHSLLIIGLLAMVVLISSSHGARDMVKPSSISRTIDEDVKKQIDLAEALSPGVPEVPSPNIPGFTFPFPFPLPKIPGFPFPFPFPFPKIPGFPFPFPFPFPFPKIPGFPCPPTGAPEAPGLPFPFPFPKIPGFPFPFPFPFPFPKIPGFPFPLPGPPGSPGLPSPFPIPDPKIPGFPFPIPGVPGVDGGVPRVDGADVASIGGTTGPNAKDHLQIHN, from the exons ATGGAACACTCACTACTCATCATAGGCCTCTTGGCCATGGTTGTTTTGATCTCATCATCACATGGTGCTAGAGACATGGTTAAGCCTTCCTCAATCTCTAGAACAA TTGATGAGGATGTTAAGAAGCAAATTGACTTAGCTGAAGCACTTTCACCTGGAGTTCCTGAAGTACCCTCACCAAATATTCCTGGATTTACCTTCCCCTTCCCTTTCCCCTTACCTAAAATTCCAGGATTTCCCTTCCCCTTTCCCTTTCCGTTTCCTAAAATTCCCGGATTTCCCTTCCCTTTCCCCTTCCCCTTCCCCTTCCCTAAAATTCCCGGATTTCCTTGTCCTCCAACTGGAGCTCCTGAAGCTCCTggacttccctttcctttcccCTTTCCTAAAATCCCAGGATTTCCAtttccctttccctttccctttccctttcctAAAATTCCAGGATTTCCATTTCCTTTACCTGGACCTCCAGGATCTCCTGGACTCCCCTCTCCATTTCCCATTCCCGATCCTAAAATTCCCGGATTTCCTTTTCCCATCCCTGGAGTTCCTGGAGTAGACGGTGGCGTCCCTCGAGTAGATGGAGCTGATGTGGCTAGCATCGGTGGCACCACTGGACCTAATGCAAAGGATCACCTTCAAATCCACAACTAG
- the LOC130748636 gene encoding uncharacterized protein LOC130748636: protein MVCNMVDGLNFFYLGGTEFRLIEVQDRGFMNVRYRTPPLRYEFGWGNDEEVPSGYESGPDEHEADNLNGQLIYHESELPISDTYQNKKTLPVALVHGAILPHTPPHCVLRDEHKRRFFL from the exons ATGGTCTGCAATATGGTGGATGGCTTAAACTTTTTTTATCTTGGAGGGACTGAATTCCGATTAATTGAGGTCCAAGATAGAGGTTTTATGAATGTGAGATATAGAACCCCTCCATTGAGATATGAATTTGGATGGGGGAATGATGAAGAGGTGCCTTCTGGCTATGAAAGTGGTCCTGACGAACATGAGGCTGACAACTTAAATGGCCAGCTAATCTATCATGAATCAGAGCTCCCCATCTCTGACACCTACCAAAACAAAAAG acATTGCCTGTTGCATTGGTTCATGGTGCAATTCTTCCTCATACACCACCACATTGTGTCCTGAGGGATGAACATAAAAGAagattttttttgtga